In Solanum lycopersicum chromosome 5, SLM_r2.1, the following are encoded in one genomic region:
- the LOC138348682 gene encoding uncharacterized protein: MTRSLKRSGANDQEQTRFKKRDQTHEEPKGAKVRLEKGGGSQKVKPTCAKCGKKHYGECLLGTGSFFGCGKEGHKVRDSPMIASRGREGKQVSPSVPKDDAPTKSCFYALRSRGGKADESDHVVGKFSFLLDVI, translated from the coding sequence ATGACTAGAAGTTTGAAAAGGAGTGGTGCTAATGATCAAGAGCaaactaggtttaagaagagggaTCAAACTCATGAAGAACCTAAGGGAGCTAAGGTGAGATtggagaaaggaggtggttctcaaaagGTAAAACCTACTTGTGCCAAATGTGGCAAGAAACATTACGGTGAGTGTCTATTGGGTACTGGGAGtttctttggttgtggtaaggaaGGACACAAGGTGAGAGATTCTCCTATGATTGCTTCTAGGGGAAGAGAGGGTAAGCAAGTTTCTCCTAGtgttccaaaggatgatgcTCCAACAAAGAGctgtttctatgcactccggtCTAGAGGAGGGAAGGCGGATGAGAgtgatcatgttgttggtaagttctcttttcttcttgatgtgatatga